Proteins co-encoded in one Burkholderiales bacterium genomic window:
- a CDS encoding arylesterase translates to MRFSVIVTRVFAVFWLGLPLHAAGATLMVFGDSLSSGYGLSQDAGWVSLLKQRLQQEHPEYQVINASITGETTRGGLSRIENSLKTHQPSIVILELGGNDGLRGQRIETARDNLEAIIKACKQRRAEVLLIGMRLPPNYGPAYTQKFQSIYPELAKHQRVALMPFMLEGFSDNPALFQPDGIHPAAAAQPLILDKVWKHLRPLLH, encoded by the coding sequence ATGCGTTTTTCCGTCATCGTCACCCGCGTCTTTGCTGTTTTCTGGCTAGGGTTGCCGCTTCACGCCGCTGGCGCAACCCTCATGGTATTTGGCGACAGCCTGTCTTCGGGTTATGGCCTGTCGCAAGACGCCGGCTGGGTGAGCCTGCTTAAACAACGCTTGCAACAAGAGCATCCGGAATACCAGGTCATTAATGCCAGCATCACCGGCGAAACCACGCGCGGCGGTTTAAGCCGCATCGAGAACAGCCTGAAAACCCATCAGCCGTCCATCGTCATACTTGAATTGGGCGGCAACGACGGATTGCGCGGACAGCGCATCGAAACCGCGCGCGATAATCTGGAAGCCATCATCAAAGCCTGCAAGCAGCGCCGCGCCGAGGTGCTGCTCATCGGCATGCGCCTGCCGCCGAATTACGGACCCGCTTACACCCAAAAGTTTCAGAGCATTTATCCCGAGCTCGCCAAACACCAGCGGGTGGCGCTGATGCCGTTCATGCTGGAAGGTTTTTCCGATAATCCCGCCCTGTTCCAGCCTGACGGCATCCATCCGGCGGCCGCCGCGCAACCGCTCATCCTCGACAAGGTGTGGAAACATCTGCGCCCGCTGCTGCACTGA
- a CDS encoding polysaccharide deacetylase family protein, which translates to MKLALKVDVRTMRGTRTGVPRLMELLQKHNAQASFFFNLGPDRSLFPGAEVGRRYAETLRRTRAAGFEVGIHAYNSKLWKSKAARADAAWTLNQMQLACERFDEIFKDAPRIHGAPGWQMSLYAFRLTQRLGFDYGSDTRGTCPFVPIYRGEIIACPQLPTTLPTLDEAIASASMEGAAEHLLKLSENPPATGHLYTLRAEREGRKLAPLFERLIESWRAQGYELTSTRTLFETLETKSLPRHEVALGTLHGLREPLMLQAKEFLAA; encoded by the coding sequence ATGAAACTCGCGCTCAAGGTGGACGTGAGAACCATGCGCGGCACCCGCACCGGCGTGCCGCGCCTTATGGAGCTGCTGCAAAAGCACAACGCGCAGGCCAGCTTTTTCTTCAACCTGGGCCCCGACCGCAGCCTCTTTCCAGGCGCGGAAGTCGGCAGGCGATACGCCGAGACGCTGCGCCGGACGCGCGCCGCCGGCTTTGAAGTAGGCATTCATGCCTACAACAGCAAGCTATGGAAAAGCAAAGCCGCCCGGGCCGATGCGGCATGGACATTGAATCAAATGCAACTTGCCTGCGAGCGTTTCGACGAGATTTTCAAGGACGCCCCCCGCATCCACGGTGCACCGGGCTGGCAGATGAGCCTGTATGCTTTCCGGCTCACCCAGCGCCTGGGCTTTGATTACGGGAGCGACACCCGCGGCACCTGCCCTTTCGTCCCCATTTACCGCGGTGAAATCATCGCCTGTCCGCAGCTTCCCACCACCCTGCCAACACTCGATGAAGCGATTGCCAGCGCAAGCATGGAAGGCGCGGCCGAACATCTCCTGAAGCTCAGCGAGAATCCACCTGCCACCGGCCATCTTTACACCTTGCGCGCCGAACGCGAAGGCAGAAAACTCGCACCGCTGTTCGAGCGCCTCATCGAAAGTTGGCGCGCTCAAGGCTACGAGCTCACCTCAACGCGTACGCTGTTTGAAACGCTGGAAACCAAGAGCCTGCCGCGGCACGAAGTGGCCCTCGGCACCTTGCACGGTTTGCGCGAACCGCTCATGCTGCAAGCCAAGGAATTTCTTGCCGCTTGA
- a CDS encoding PhoH family protein translates to MIQRKAASVVTRLHAKTKLFVLDTNVLMHDPTSLFRFQEHDIYLPMATLEELDNNKKGMSEVSRNARQASRFLDEIVSDASINMDEGISLETHGGKDATGRLFLQTKAINGDLPAHLPRGNSDNQVIGVVKHLHETHSGRQVILVSKDINMRIKARALGFAAEDYFNDKVLEDTDLLYTGFQELPEDFWDKHGREMESWQQAGHTFYRVRGPLCPDLLVNEFVYREIDKPLYARVKEQSGKTATLETLKDYAHQKNNVWGITARNREQNFALNLLMNPDIDFITLLGQAGTGKTLLTLAAGLMQALEHKVYTEIIMTRVTVPVGEDIGFLPGTEEEKMTPWMGALEDNLDVLNKTDDEAGEWGRAATRDLIRSRIKVKSLNFMRGRTFINKFLIIDEAQNLTPKQMKTLITRAGPGTKVVCLGNIAQIDTPYLTEGSSGLTYVVDRFKGWSHSGHVTLQRGERSRLADYAAGIL, encoded by the coding sequence ATGATCCAGAGAAAAGCCGCTTCTGTTGTCACCCGCCTGCACGCCAAAACCAAGCTGTTCGTGCTCGATACCAACGTCCTGATGCACGATCCGACCAGTCTGTTCCGCTTCCAGGAACACGATATTTACCTCCCCATGGCTACCCTCGAGGAGCTCGACAATAACAAGAAGGGCATGTCCGAGGTTTCGCGCAACGCACGCCAGGCGAGCCGCTTCCTCGATGAAATCGTGAGCGACGCCTCCATCAACATGGACGAGGGCATTTCACTCGAAACGCACGGCGGCAAGGACGCGACGGGCCGCCTGTTCCTGCAAACCAAGGCCATCAACGGTGACTTGCCTGCGCATCTGCCCCGCGGCAACAGCGACAACCAGGTCATCGGCGTAGTGAAGCATCTGCATGAAACCCATTCCGGCCGCCAGGTGATTCTGGTCAGCAAAGACATCAACATGCGGATCAAGGCGCGGGCGCTGGGTTTTGCCGCCGAGGATTATTTCAACGACAAGGTTCTCGAAGACACCGACCTCCTTTACACCGGCTTCCAGGAATTGCCGGAGGATTTCTGGGACAAGCACGGACGCGAAATGGAATCCTGGCAGCAGGCCGGCCACACCTTCTACCGCGTGCGCGGGCCGCTGTGCCCGGACCTTCTGGTCAATGAATTTGTATACCGTGAAATCGACAAGCCGCTTTATGCGCGGGTCAAGGAGCAAAGCGGAAAGACTGCGACTCTGGAAACGCTGAAAGACTATGCGCACCAGAAAAACAATGTCTGGGGCATCACCGCGCGCAACCGCGAGCAGAACTTCGCGCTGAACCTGTTAATGAACCCCGACATCGATTTTATCACCCTGCTGGGCCAGGCCGGCACCGGTAAAACGCTGCTCACTTTGGCCGCCGGCTTGATGCAAGCCCTGGAGCATAAGGTTTATACTGAGATCATCATGACCCGGGTCACCGTGCCGGTGGGCGAGGATATTGGCTTTCTCCCCGGCACCGAAGAGGAGAAAATGACGCCGTGGATGGGAGCACTGGAGGACAATCTGGACGTGCTCAACAAGACCGACGACGAGGCGGGGGAATGGGGACGGGCGGCCACGCGGGACTTGATTCGCTCGCGCATCAAGGTAAAATCACTTAATTTCATGCGCGGCCGCACCTTCATCAACAAATTTTTGATTATCGACGAAGCGCAGAACCTGACACCGAAACAGATGAAAACGCTGATTACCCGCGCCGGACCCGGAACCAAGGTGGTGTGCCTCGGCAACATCGCGCAAATCGACACGCCCTACCTGACCGAAGGCAGCTCGGGTTTGACTTATGTAGTTGACCGTTTCAAGGGCTGGTCGCACAGCGGGCACGTCACGCTGCAGCGCGGAGAGCGCTCGCGATTGGCCGATTACGCAGCGGGGATATTATGA
- the mnmH gene encoding tRNA 2-selenouridine(34) synthase MnmH, with protein sequence MHPYPPRDVVNVAQLRDFDELIDVRSPQEFNEDHIPGAINCPVLDDGERARIGSLYKQVSSFQAKKTGAVLIARNIARHIETLFLGKDQGWRPLVYCWRGGKRSEAMLHVLKQIGWNAARLEGGYKSYRTAVIAGLEELPQRFGFRVICGPTGSGKSRLLQALEELGAPVLDLEKLAAHRGSVLGALPDAPQPTQKMFESLIWRQLQRFDPKRPVYVEAESKKIGNVRVPDRLLEAMWNSPCIRLEADAALRATLLKKEYQHFLEDPAVLHQKLGFLTARYGHEVIRRWKGYSANRQWDELVLELLEQHYDPAYGKSTVKHYALYQDALAVRVNGPDDAEMRLLAQTLLSGENPKTK encoded by the coding sequence ATGCATCCTTACCCGCCTCGTGACGTGGTTAACGTAGCACAGTTGCGCGACTTTGACGAATTGATAGACGTGCGCTCGCCCCAAGAGTTCAACGAAGACCACATTCCTGGCGCCATCAATTGCCCGGTGCTCGACGACGGGGAAAGAGCGCGCATCGGCTCCCTTTACAAGCAGGTATCCAGCTTTCAAGCGAAAAAAACCGGCGCCGTGCTGATTGCACGCAACATCGCCCGCCATATTGAAACGCTGTTCCTCGGCAAGGACCAAGGCTGGCGGCCGCTGGTTTACTGCTGGCGCGGTGGCAAGCGCAGCGAAGCCATGCTGCATGTGCTCAAGCAAATCGGCTGGAATGCCGCGCGGCTGGAAGGCGGCTACAAATCCTATCGGACAGCAGTGATTGCCGGGCTGGAAGAACTGCCCCAACGTTTCGGCTTTCGCGTCATCTGCGGCCCGACCGGCTCCGGCAAAAGCCGCTTGTTACAGGCGCTAGAGGAACTCGGCGCACCAGTTCTGGATTTGGAAAAACTCGCCGCGCATCGCGGCTCGGTGCTGGGCGCACTGCCCGATGCTCCGCAGCCCACGCAAAAAATGTTCGAAAGCCTGATCTGGCGGCAACTGCAGCGCTTCGACCCAAAACGCCCGGTGTACGTCGAGGCGGAGAGCAAGAAAATCGGCAACGTGCGCGTGCCGGACCGGCTGCTTGAAGCCATGTGGAACAGCCCCTGCATCCGGCTCGAGGCCGATGCCGCGTTGCGCGCAACTTTATTGAAAAAAGAGTATCAGCACTTTCTGGAAGACCCCGCCGTGCTCCACCAGAAGCTGGGATTCCTCACCGCGCGCTATGGCCATGAAGTGATCCGGCGCTGGAAAGGATACTCCGCCAACCGCCAATGGGACGAACTGGTGCTGGAATTGCTCGAGCAGCACTACGACCCCGCTTATGGCAAATCCACGGTCAAGCATTACGCGCTTTACCAGGACGCGTTGGCGGTGCGCGTGAATGGCCCGGATGACGCGGAAATGCGTCTGCTTGCACAAACCCTCCTGTCCGGAGAAAATCCGAAAACAAAATGA
- the selD gene encoding selenide, water dikinase SelD: MNQIIDLGRIKLTQFSHGGGCGCKIAPAVLSEILSQSAIGKTWPNLLVGTESSDDAAIYRLNEKQALIATTDFFMPIVDDPYDFGRIAAANALSDIYAMGGRPILALAIVGMPIDKLPVAVIQRILAGGEAVCTQAGIPIAGGHSIDSPEPIYGLVGLGLVTPDKLKRNDTARAGGALILGKALGIGILSAALKKGKLSVEGYRQMLESTIQLNTAGAGLAEMPGVHALTDVSGFGLLGHLLEMCRGAGLGAEIDFARLPVLPEALELAKQGFGPGAIGRNWAGYGKEVILPEAMPKWQKNLLCDPQTSGGLLVACSEEAVEKVLELFHKQGFRYAAKIGRMTQGAAKVTVR; the protein is encoded by the coding sequence ATGAATCAGATAATTGACTTGGGTCGAATAAAATTGACTCAATTCTCTCACGGCGGCGGCTGTGGATGCAAAATCGCGCCGGCGGTGTTGAGCGAAATCCTGTCGCAGTCGGCAATCGGCAAGACCTGGCCGAATTTGCTGGTCGGCACCGAATCGAGCGACGACGCGGCCATTTATCGGCTGAATGAGAAGCAGGCGCTGATCGCCACCACCGATTTCTTCATGCCCATCGTCGATGACCCCTACGACTTTGGCCGCATCGCCGCGGCCAATGCGCTGTCGGACATTTATGCGATGGGAGGCCGGCCGATCCTGGCGCTCGCCATCGTCGGCATGCCGATAGACAAGCTCCCGGTGGCCGTCATTCAGCGCATTCTCGCCGGCGGCGAAGCGGTGTGCACCCAAGCCGGCATTCCCATCGCCGGAGGGCATTCGATCGATTCGCCCGAACCGATTTACGGGCTGGTCGGTTTGGGTCTGGTGACTCCCGATAAACTGAAGCGCAACGACACTGCGCGGGCGGGCGGCGCCTTGATACTCGGCAAGGCGCTGGGCATCGGCATCCTCAGCGCCGCGCTGAAAAAAGGGAAACTTTCCGTGGAGGGTTACCGGCAAATGCTGGAGAGCACGATCCAGCTCAATACCGCAGGTGCGGGGCTGGCGGAGATGCCGGGAGTACACGCGCTCACCGATGTCTCTGGTTTTGGTTTGCTCGGGCATTTGCTGGAAATGTGCCGCGGCGCCGGGCTTGGCGCCGAAATTGATTTTGCTCGGTTGCCGGTATTGCCGGAGGCATTGGAACTCGCCAAACAGGGTTTCGGTCCGGGCGCGATTGGCCGCAATTGGGCCGGGTATGGAAAAGAAGTGATTTTGCCTGAAGCGATGCCGAAATGGCAGAAGAACCTGCTATGCGATCCGCAAACCAGCGGCGGCCTGCTTGTCGCTTGCAGCGAGGAAGCTGTGGAGAAGGTGCTGGAGCTGTTCCACAAACAGGGGTTTCGGTATGCCGCCAAAATCGGCCGCATGACCCAGGGTGCGGCCAAAGTCACGGTGCGCTGA